TCTTCGCGATCACCGCCACGGCCCGCCCGGAGGAGGTCGAGGCGATGGTCGAACACGCCATCGACGGCGACTTCACCGCCGCCCGCGCCGCCCTCGAAGACCTGCTGACCGACCGCGGGCTCGCCGGCGGCGACGTCATCGATCAGCTCCACCGCTCGGCCTGGGAGTTCGACCTCCCCGAACAGGCCACCGTCCGACTGCTCGAGCGCCTCGGCGAAGTCGACTACCGGATCACCGAGGGCGCGAACGAGCGCCTGCAACTCGAGGCGATGCTGGCGTCGCTGGCGCTCGAGAACGAGTGACCCGTTACTGAGCCGCCGCTGCGTCTCCGTTACTCGCCGTCGACCGAGTCCACGCCGCGAAACGCAAACGCGATGCGGCCGTCGTCCTCGGCGACGCCGACGCTCCACCCGTGAGCGGCGGCGATACGTTCGACGGTGTCGAGCCCGGACCCGGTGCCGTTGGTCGCGGCCAGGCGACCGGGAACGGGATTCGCCTCGGATCCCGGACCGGTTTCCGTCTCGATCGCCGAGACGTTCGGGTCGCGCCTGACGACGTAGAAGCCGTCGTCGGTCGCGCCGACGGTGACCGCGGGCGAGTCGTTGCCCTCGCTGCCGTCCTCGCCCTCGCTCCCGCTCCCGCCCCCGTCTTCGCCCTCGATGACGGCCTGTATGAGGTGCTCAAACAGCTCCCGCAGCTGCGTCTTGTCCGCGTCGACGACCCGGTTCTCCGCCGCCCGAGTGACGAGTCGCGCGTCGCCGGTCTCGACGGCGAGCCAGGCCTGGCGCGCGACGTCGTGAACCGCGACGGGTTCGGTCTCGACGAGGACGTCCTCTTCGCCCGCGATCGCCAGCAGTCGTTCGACGCGCTCGCGCACCGTCTCCTGGGCGTCCTCGACCGCAGCGAAGTGCTCCCGGTCGCCCGTCTCCTCGGCGAGTTCGAGGTACTCGCGGGCGACGTTCAAGGGAGTGCGGACGTCCGCCTCGATCCGGTCCGCGATGGTCGCCAGGCGCTCCGTCGCGGCGGCCAGTTCCCGTTCGCGGCGGTTCGCTTCGGTGACGTCGCTGTAGACGATCAGTCCCGCCGGAGCGAGGTCGCCACCAGCCCTGTCGCCGTCGCTGGCGTCGGCCCCGTCTCTGTCCCGGTCCGCGGTCGCTTCGAGCGGCACCAGCGTGAGCAGGAACTCGCGGACGCCGTCGACAGTCTCGCGGCGGCTGACGACCTGGCGGCGTTCGCCCGCACGAATCGAGTCGATTAGCGTCGCCCGCCGGTGCTCGAAGCCAGGCGGGACGGGAGACTCGTCGACGGGATCGCCGACGATCGCCTCGGGATCGGTATCGAAAACCTCGGTGAAGGCGTCGTTGACGTCCCGGATGACGGGGCGGTCGTCGTCGATCTCGTAGCGGACCGCCGGCTCCGGCCCGTTCGCGAACAGCCGTCGGAACCGGTCGCGTTCGTCGGCGACGCGATCTCGCTCCGCTCGGAGTCGATCCAGTTCCCGGCGGAGCCGCTCTCGCTCCGCGCTCTCGCCGGCCGCGTCGTCGAGCCGTTCGAGGACGGCGGCGGCGGCGCGACCCCACTCGGCGAGCAGTTCGCAGTCGCGCTCGTCGAACGCGTCCGGTACCTCGGTGGCGACCTGCAACACCCCGACGTCGCCGACGGGGACGCAACACAGCGACGCGGCCGCATCGATCGACACCGAAAGCCGATCGTCATCGGCGAGGTCGTCGATTCGAAGCGGGTCGCCGCTCCGGAGCACCTCGTCGAGCGGGTCCTCGCGGGACGCCGGGTCGATATCGTCCGGGGTCGCCGGCCCGGTCGCCCGCAGCGCGAACTCCCCGAAGTGGACCGTCGACAGCCAGCAGTACTCGCAGTCGAGGGCGTCGGCCGCGCTCGCGACGACCAGATCGAACAACTCCTCTCGATCGCGACAGGCCGCCAGGTCGGGGGTCGACCCGAGCAGGCGGCCGGCGGGATCAGGGGGCGCTGCCGTCTCGCCGGTCGCCGCGACCGGTTCGTCGTCACCGATGCCGTCGGTCGCGGCTTCGCTCTCGGGCCCGTCTTCGACGCCGCGGTCGTGGCACACCCACTCGATCTCGTCGGCGAGGTGGGACACGGCGTCGTCGGTGTCCCGGCGGACGTAGCCGTCGATGCCGTCGGTCGAGCGGGCCGCCGTCGGCGCGTACGACGCGTCGGTAAAGAGCACCAGCGGCGTCTCTCCGCAGGCCGCGATCACGTCGAGCAGGGTCGCCCCCGCGGCGGTCGTCGGGGTCTCGGCGAAGACGACGCAGTCGGTCTCCGGGGCCCAGTTGCGGACCCGTTCGACCGAACTGATCGGCTGCACCGCCCGCTCGGACCCCGATTCCGCGCGTTCGAGCGCGGCGGCGCCGTCGCTGGCGGCCGCCTCCGTGGCGGCCACGTAGAGCACCGTCCGCGGTCGCGAGGTCGTCGGGTTCGTCATTCCGGTTTGTCCGTCTGACGAGACTGTGCTCCCGCGATAAAACTCTGCTGTACGGCTCGACGGGTGAGCGCCGGCCAGTTAGACATCTTACAGGACGTTCGAGCGCGCCCCATCGCCGTCCGCGTTCGACGGCCGAGTTACGATGTCGATTCCGTTTCCGCGGTGGACTGATCGACGCGGGTCCGCCAGACCGTCCCGATCCAGGCTAGCCAGTAGCCGCCGACGACGGCGCCGGTCAGGAGCCAGCAAGCCCCGGCGGGCGCGTACCACTCGCGGATGTAGGCGGGCGCGGCGGCGAGGAAGCGGCCGACGCCGACGCCGGCGACGATCGCGCTCGCGGTGACGAACAGCAACCGATCCTCGTCGATGCCGACCCGCCAGTCCCGGAGCGAGCGGGCCCGCCTGGCGTCGTCGGCCGCGAGGGCGATCGCGGCCGCGCCGGCGCCGACGGTCAGGGCGATCGCGACGTCCAGATCGAGGACGTACGCCCCGCTGAGGACGTCGCCCATGGCGACCGGGACCAGCGGGAGGGCGAACGACAGCGCCGGGCCGCCGTTCCAGAGCGCGTAGCAGGGCGCGACGACCAGCAGCGTCAGCGAGACGAACGCGATGAAGACCATGCTGAGCGCGTCGAAGCCGCTCGTCGACGCCGCGTCGAGCACGACGCCGTCGATCGTCAGCCGCGCCCCGAGGTAGCTGGCGCAGAACATCGCGACCAGGCCGACCAGGTACGCGACCGCGAGCACGGTCCGCCGAGGCTCGCGTCCGAGCAGGGGATGGTCGAGCCTCCCGAGGGTACTCGCGGCGGGGTCGCGTGCGTCGATCGGGAGGCGGCCGTCGGCGGCGGTGTCGGCGTCCGTATCGGTGCGCATGGCTCAGGGGCCCTCCGTGATGACGGTCGCGAACCCGTCGTGGTCGGGCCCCTTCTCGTTCGCCAGGTTGATCGCGCCTGGCGAGACTCGCCAGCCGGCGGCCTCGAAGATCGCTTCGACGGTCTCGCGGCCGCGCCGGTAGGAGGCGATCCCGTGTTTCGGGCGCGCGCCGGTGTCCTCGTGGGCCTGCATCGAGACGACGCTCTCGAAGGACCAACACCGGACGTGACGGCGGCCGCTGGTTCCGTAGTAGGTCTGGGCGGCCGTGGCCTGCTGGCGGACGTACGCTTCGGTCTCTCGATCCCAGGCGAACCTGGTGTACTCCTCGGGGCTTCGCACCCAGCCCTCGTCGTCGAGGACGGACATGACCCGTTCGAGGCCGCGCTCGCCGTCGGCCTCGGGGAGGAGCACGACGTTGAACGGCGCGGTCGGGCGGAAGCCGTCGCTCGTCGGTTCGTAGTGATAGCGGCCGATCGGCGCGTCGTCCTCGTCGGTGATCGGTTCGCCGAGCCAATCGGCGATCTCCGCGGGCGGTTCGGTGGCCTCGACCGTGCCGCTGGGATCGGTCGCGTCGGGCGGCGACGGGAGGAGGGCGACGCCGGCGGCCGTTCCGACGCCGGTCACCCCGACCTTCCGGAGGAGGGAGCGTCGCGTCGGCATTTCAGCGCCGGCGCCTCCGTCCCCTCCTCGGTCGCTCGGTTCCGGCCCTGTTCCCGTCCGCGGTCGCGGTCGCCGTCGGCACCGTTCGGCCGTTTCCACCGGACCGCGGCACTCGCGTGCCCGCGGCGCTCCGTTCGGTCCCCACCATTCGTTACCTCTCTAAACCCGAGAAACTTAGCCGCAGGTTATCAATGTTACGACCGATCGATCGACGCCCGATCGGCGTGGCCGCTCGGAAGTGACACTCGGACCGATCGCGTTCGCGGCGATCGATGGGGTCGCGGCGACGGTTGCGGAACTGTTTTACGCGCTGCACGGCCAATACACGCGTAATGAGCGAACTGGCGGACGAGTACCGCCTCGAGTACTTCGAGGAGGAAGGGTTCGAGCGCAAGGAGTGCCCGGAGTGTGGCGCTCACTTCTGGACGCGCGATCACGACCGGGTGACCTGTGGTGAGCCGCCCTGCGAGGAGTACGGCTTCATCGACAACTCGGGCTTCGAGGGATCGTACAGCCTCGAAGAGATGCGCGAGACCTTTCTCTCCTACTTCGAGGACCACGACCACGAACGCATCGATCCCTACCCCGTCGCCGCGAACCGCTGGCGCGACGACGTCCTGCTGACCCAGGCGTCGATCTACGACTTTCAGCCGCTAGTGACGAGCGGGAAGACGCCGCCGCCGGCCAACCCGCTGACGGTCTCCCAGCCCTGCATCCGGATGCAGGACATCGACAACGTCGGCAAGACCGGTCGGCACACGATGGCCTTCGAGATGATGGCCCACCACGCGTTCAACACGCGAGAAGACGCCGAGGAGGACTACGCCTACGAGGGCGAGGTCTACTGGAAGGACCACACCGTCGAGCTCTGCGACGGCTTCTTCGAGTCGATGGGCGTCGATCTCGACGAGGTCATCTACATCGAGGACCCGTGGGTCGGCGGCGGCAACGCCGGCCCCGCCATCGAGGTCATCTACCGCGGCGTCGAACTCGCCACGCTGGTCTTCATGTGCATGGAGCAGGATCCCGACGGCGAGTTCGAGATGAAAGACGGGAACCGCTACTCCTACATGGACACCTACATCGTCGACACCGGCTACGGCCTCGAACGGTGGACGTGGGTGTCCCAGGGGACCCCGACCGTCTACGAGGCGGTCTACCCCGACATGATCGAGTTCCTGAAGGACAACGCGGGGCTCGAACACACCGAGGAAGAGGAGGCTCTGGTCCACCGCGCCGCGAAGCTCGCGGGCCACATGGACATCGACGAGGCCGAGGACATGGAGACCGCCCGCGGCGAGATCGCCGACGAACTCGGCGTCGACGTCGACGAACTCGAGACCCTCATGGAGCCCCTCGAAGACATCTACGCGATCGCCGACCACTGTCGCACCCTCGCGTACATGCTCGGGGACGGCATCGTCCCCTCGAACGTCGGGACGGGCTACCTCGCGCGGATGGTCCTCCGGCGCACCAAACGCCTCTGTGACACCGTCGGCGTCGACGCCCCGCTGGACGAACTCGTCGACATGCAGGCCGAGCGTCTGGACTACGAGAACCGCGACACGATTCGCGACATCGTCCGCACCGAGGTCGAGAAGTACCGCGAGACCCTCGAACGCGGCGGCCGCCGGGTCGAGTCGCTCGCCGAGGAGTACGCGAAAAAGGACGAGCCGATCCCGACCGACGAGCTGATCGAGCTCTACGACTCCCACGGTATCCAGCCCGACATGGTCGCGGAGATCGCCGAAGAGGCCGGCGCCGACGTCGACGTCCCCGACGACTTCTACAGCCTGGTCGCCCAGCGCCACGACACCCCCGAGGGCGTCGAGGAGGTCGAGGAGGACGAGGACGAGCGCTTCTCGGACCTCCCCGAGACGGAGAAGCTCTACTACGACGATCAGGAGCGCACCCAGTTCGAGGCGGTCGTCCTGGACGTCTTCGAGCGCGAAGAGGGGTACGACGTCGTCCTCGACCAGACGATGTTCTACCCCGAGGGCGGCGGTCAGCCCTCGGACACGGGGACGCTCTCGACCGACGACACAACCGTCGAAGTCGAGGACGTCCAGATCGAAGACGGCGTCATCCTCCACCGGACCGACGAGGACCCCGGTAAGGGCGAACTCGTCAACGGTCAGATCGACGGCAGCCGCCGGCGCCAGCTCATGCGCCACCACACGGCGACCCACATCGTCATCCACGCCGCCCGCCAGGTGCTCGGCGAGCACGTTCGCCAGGCCGGCGCCCAGAAGGGCGTCGAGAGTTCGCGGATCGACGTCCGCCACTACGACCGGATCGACCGCGCGGCCGTCAAGGAGATCGAGGCGGTCGCCAACGAGATCGTGATGGACAACACCCAGGTCACCCAGGAGTGGCCCGACCGCCACGACGCCGAGGCCGAGCACGGCTTCGACCTCTACCAGGGCGGGATCCCGCCAGGCGAGCAAATCCGGCTGATCCACGTCGACGAGGACGTCCAGGCCTGCGGCGGCACCCACGTTGCCCGCACCGGCGACATCGGCTCGATCAAGGTCCTGAACACCGAGCGCGTTCAGGACGGCGTCGAGCGCATCACGTTCGCGGCCGGCGAGGCCGCGATCGAGTCGACGCAGGTCAAAGAGGACGCCCTCTACGAGGCCGCCGAAATCCTCGACGTCTCGCCGGAGGAGGTCCCCGAGACCGCCGAACGCTTCTTCGAGGAGTGGAAGGCTCGAGGCAAGGAGATCGAAGACCTCACGGAACAGCTCGCCGCGGCCCGCGCCGGCGGCGGTGGCGGCGGCGAGGAGGTCGACGTCGGCGACACGACCGCGGTCGTCGACCGGATTGACGCCGACATGGACGAACTGCGCGCGACCGCGAACGCCCTCGTCGAGGACGGCAAGATCGCGGTGCTGGGCAGCGGCGAGAGCGGCGCCCAGTTCGTCGTCGCCGTCCCCGACGACGTGGGCGTCAACGCCGGCGAGGTCGTCGGCGAACTCGCCAGCCGCGTCGGCGGCGGCGGTGGCGGCCCGCCGGACTTCGCCCAGGGCGGCGGCCCCAACGTCGAGGACTTAGACGCGGCGCTCGAGGACGCGCCCGACGTGTTGCGGCAGGTTCAGGACGCGTAACGAGCGCTGCCCGGTCCGCCAGATTTCCGTTCTTCGTCCGGACGCTGTTGACTCACTCCGTCTCGGTCAGCCGGTCGTATCCCGGAAGTGTTCGGACTAGTTCCCTCTCGAGTTCGTACGTTCGACCGAGCAGTCGCTCCGTCTCGAGCGCGCCGTCGACGTCGAGGGCGGCGACTCTCGTGACGGTAGTTTCGCCGTCCGGTTCCTCGAGTGAAACGAACGCTGATGGGAGAGTCGATCTCGAGTGTGTCGGGATTCGGACTCAAATACCGAGGTGATCTTTGAAGTGGTTTTTCTCCTCCTCGGAGTACTGATACGGGTCTGCCGTAACTACGATTCCGATTCCGCCGTCAGGAAGGGATTCAGTTTTCCAGATAGGCGACGTCTGTAATCGGTCTCGTCCGAATCGTTCGCAAACGGGTTCGG
This window of the Natrinema salifodinae genome carries:
- the alaS gene encoding alanine--tRNA ligase produces the protein MSELADEYRLEYFEEEGFERKECPECGAHFWTRDHDRVTCGEPPCEEYGFIDNSGFEGSYSLEEMRETFLSYFEDHDHERIDPYPVAANRWRDDVLLTQASIYDFQPLVTSGKTPPPANPLTVSQPCIRMQDIDNVGKTGRHTMAFEMMAHHAFNTREDAEEDYAYEGEVYWKDHTVELCDGFFESMGVDLDEVIYIEDPWVGGGNAGPAIEVIYRGVELATLVFMCMEQDPDGEFEMKDGNRYSYMDTYIVDTGYGLERWTWVSQGTPTVYEAVYPDMIEFLKDNAGLEHTEEEEALVHRAAKLAGHMDIDEAEDMETARGEIADELGVDVDELETLMEPLEDIYAIADHCRTLAYMLGDGIVPSNVGTGYLARMVLRRTKRLCDTVGVDAPLDELVDMQAERLDYENRDTIRDIVRTEVEKYRETLERGGRRVESLAEEYAKKDEPIPTDELIELYDSHGIQPDMVAEIAEEAGADVDVPDDFYSLVAQRHDTPEGVEEVEEDEDERFSDLPETEKLYYDDQERTQFEAVVLDVFEREEGYDVVLDQTMFYPEGGGQPSDTGTLSTDDTTVEVEDVQIEDGVILHRTDEDPGKGELVNGQIDGSRRRQLMRHHTATHIVIHAARQVLGEHVRQAGAQKGVESSRIDVRHYDRIDRAAVKEIEAVANEIVMDNTQVTQEWPDRHDAEAEHGFDLYQGGIPPGEQIRLIHVDEDVQACGGTHVARTGDIGSIKVLNTERVQDGVERITFAAGEAAIESTQVKEDALYEAAEILDVSPEEVPETAERFFEEWKARGKEIEDLTEQLAAARAGGGGGGEEVDVGDTTAVVDRIDADMDELRATANALVEDGKIAVLGSGESGAQFVVAVPDDVGVNAGEVVGELASRVGGGGGGPPDFAQGGGPNVEDLDAALEDAPDVLRQVQDA
- a CDS encoding GAF domain-containing protein, encoding MTNPTTSRPRTVLYVAATEAAASDGAAALERAESGSERAVQPISSVERVRNWAPETDCVVFAETPTTAAGATLLDVIAACGETPLVLFTDASYAPTAARSTDGIDGYVRRDTDDAVSHLADEIEWVCHDRGVEDGPESEAATDGIGDDEPVAATGETAAPPDPAGRLLGSTPDLAACRDREELFDLVVASAADALDCEYCWLSTVHFGEFALRATGPATPDDIDPASREDPLDEVLRSGDPLRIDDLADDDRLSVSIDAAASLCCVPVGDVGVLQVATEVPDAFDERDCELLAEWGRAAAAVLERLDDAAGESAERERLRRELDRLRAERDRVADERDRFRRLFANGPEPAVRYEIDDDRPVIRDVNDAFTEVFDTDPEAIVGDPVDESPVPPGFEHRRATLIDSIRAGERRQVVSRRETVDGVREFLLTLVPLEATADRDRDGADASDGDRAGGDLAPAGLIVYSDVTEANRRERELAAATERLATIADRIEADVRTPLNVAREYLELAEETGDREHFAAVEDAQETVRERVERLLAIAGEEDVLVETEPVAVHDVARQAWLAVETGDARLVTRAAENRVVDADKTQLRELFEHLIQAVIEGEDGGGSGSEGEDGSEGNDSPAVTVGATDDGFYVVRRDPNVSAIETETGPGSEANPVPGRLAATNGTGSGLDTVERIAAAHGWSVGVAEDDGRIAFAFRGVDSVDGE
- a CDS encoding twin-arginine translocation signal domain-containing protein: MPTRRSLLRKVGVTGVGTAAGVALLPSPPDATDPSGTVEATEPPAEIADWLGEPITDEDDAPIGRYHYEPTSDGFRPTAPFNVVLLPEADGERGLERVMSVLDDEGWVRSPEEYTRFAWDRETEAYVRQQATAAQTYYGTSGRRHVRCWSFESVVSMQAHEDTGARPKHGIASYRRGRETVEAIFEAAGWRVSPGAINLANEKGPDHDGFATVITEGP